In Dolichospermum sp. DET69, the genomic stretch AGCTTAATTTGGCGTTACTTATGGCTCATGTTATGGTTCACAATTTGGATTATGGTTCAAGTCACATAGGTAGAGTCGAGGGCGGGTATTATCCCGCGCCCCTCTCTGTTAAATCTGGGCGTGCAGCTTTCACTGCACCCAGCTTCCGATGTTCTTAGCTTTCGTTTTTGCTCATGTGAATATAATCGTGGCAGCTTTCATGAATTGCTAGAAGGTTGTTTGGTTTCCAATTGTTATGATTGGCATCAACATGATGTAAGTGTACCTTCTCATCATTGAGCATTTTAAGACCACAATGACCACATTTATGGCTTTGCCGTTTGAGGGCTTTAGAGGTATTGTTGTTATAGAGCTTGCTGTTACGTTCGCTCCAATAACTTAAATCTCCGTCATAAGGTGATTTCTCACCTTTGACATTGATGTGTTTGTTTTCGGAGTAAGGGACTGCTGGAAACGCCTTATCTAGTAATTGCTTACTGGTATAGCGATTCTGTTTAGTTTCCTTGTTGAATACCCTAAATGCTCTGTTTTGGATGTGAAATAACGAGTTTCTTGACCCGTCCATCTTGCAGAAGCGGTGGTAATTCCTCCAGCCTCTAACTACAGGGGCTAATTTCTCAGCCTTTGTGGTAGCACCATAATTCGAGTTGTTGACGATGTATTTTACTTTCTTGCGAAAAGATTTAAAATTGTCCACTGATGGAGCGCATCTAAACTTCCCGTTTTTCTGGACTAAAAAGTTCCAGCCGAGGAAATCAAACCCATCTGTCGCGGCGGTTAGCTTTGTCTTTTTCTCGCTGACTTTCATTCCCCGCTCTGCTAAAAACTGACTGATTTTGTCAAGTATTTCTGTGGCATCGTCTTGAGGTCTGAGTATTATCACCATGTCATCCGCGTATCGGATTGTTGGTTCTATTACTTTACTTCCGGCATCTTTATATCTGTGGATGCTTTCAATGCCGTTTAAAGCGATGTTAGCTAGTAGTGGACTTACCACTCCGCCTTGAGGCGTTCCCTGTTCAGGAAATTCTGGGTTGACTCCGGCTTTGAGACATCGGAAAATACCTTGTCTTATGCTCTTGGGAGCTATGAGTCTATCCATGATGGCGGTGTGGTTTATCCTATCAAAGCATTTTTCGATATCGAGTTCTATAACCCTTTTATCTATTCCATTTCGCGCAGAGCATAGGTTTATGAACAGGATTTTCTGTGCGTCATGCGCTGAACGTCCCGTCCTAAACCCGTAGCTCCTAGCATGGAAGGTTGCCTCGTGCGCTGGTTCTAATGCGTATTTGACAAGGCATTGGTAAGCTCTGTCTGCAATAGTAGGGATTTTCAGCATCCTCATCGTACCGTCCTTTTTGGGGATGGGTATTTCTCTTAGTTCCTGGTGTTTCCAGTTGCTAACGGATGCTTTTAGCAGTTCATTAAGCTCAAAGCGTTCCTTAAAGGTAAGGGACTTTTTGCCATCAATTCCTGCGGTCTTTTTACCAGCGTTTAGCTGTGTTACTTGACGGATAGCCATTAATCTCGCTGCGGTTGATTTCAGAATCAGCTTTTGTAGGGACTTAGCTTTGCGCTTGTCTCCAACTTGAACCGCTTTGTACACTCGTTTTTGTAGGCGGAATAAGTTACGGCGGAATTTCTTCCAGGGTAAGGTCTTCCAAGATTCACTAGAGTTGTCTCTGTGTCCAATCATGCTCTGCTCCAGTTTGTGTATTCTGAACACCTCAGACCAATTACGGTCTGTCCTACCCGGATTGAGGGAATTCCGCTGCTCGTCCAGCCTACTTGTAGGGTTCGACCGCCCTTAGACCCTCAATCCGTTTTTATTCGTTCCCTCGGTTGATTATTAGTTCCGTTAGGTGTAGCCATTTCAACCACTGGAATCCCTGGACTCGTACCGCTATGGGACTAAGATGCGGCGGGAATTAACTCCAATGAGGTCGGGTTTTTTGTATTGTGTCCCGCCTCTCGATAAGTTGCTTTTCCAGGCTCTGTTTCACCGTGGGAACTCCCCATTAACGCCAGTGTCACCCCACAACGGATGTCTGATTGCGTCCTGTTCCTAGCTTCGACCTCCCGAAGCCGAGTCGGGTCATCGTAGGCAGATAGGGAGTCATACCTGAGTCTGGCAGATGGGACTTGCACCCATATCAGACCGAGAGTTCAACCTTCTTCTATTGCTAGATTGGGTTGGTTAGCTTATGTACGGGCTGGATACCGTGATTCAGCTAACAACGAATCGCACGAGTCCTTCTAGTAAGGCTTTTGGGCAAAAAAGCAAATGCGTAACAGCTTAATAGTTACAAATCAAAATCAAGAGTAAATGTTTCGCCATCAACATCTTTGGGATTTTCTGGTAATGATGGAGTTGAAGGGGGCTGGTCTTGTTGACTTGGGTTTGTAGCAATCGGGGTGAAAGCTGGGGTATGTGTAACTATTTGTTGCATTGGGAATGCCCCCTTTTTGAAAGCAAAATAGCAATCAATAATAAAGTAAAGCGTCTCTAAGTAACTTTTATCTAGTTGCTGTGATTCGGCAAATATACGTTCTCGGTAGCTATCTTTAATCCGAACTTTTTCCGGTGTCATTGGCTTCGTTCCCATTCAAATTGGTTGATTCAAAATTCGCGCATTATTACCCCTCAAACTCAAGCCAGGGGCAGTCAATCAGCAGGACTACAGATTTTTGTTGATCATGGCTTTTGCCATCTCTAGTAATCCACAGGCATTAGCTTCTACGGGATTGTCCAGAATTTGAAACCCGTTCTTCTCCAATAACTTCTTAAATCCAGGTAACAAACAGCCACCACCAATTGCCCAAATTTCATCCCCTTGGTGCTTGGCATCTAGTGTCAGGCTTACGGGTTTCT encodes the following:
- a CDS encoding reverse transcriptase N-terminal domain-containing protein produces the protein MIGHRDNSSESWKTLPWKKFRRNLFRLQKRVYKAVQVGDKRKAKSLQKLILKSTAARLMAIRQVTQLNAGKKTAGIDGKKSLTFKERFELNELLKASVSNWKHQELREIPIPKKDGTMRMLKIPTIADRAYQCLVKYALEPAHEATFHARSYGFRTGRSAHDAQKILFINLCSARNGIDKRVIELDIEKCFDRINHTAIMDRLIAPKSIRQGIFRCLKAGVNPEFPEQGTPQGGVVSPLLANIALNGIESIHRYKDAGSKVIEPTIRYADDMVIILRPQDDATEILDKISQFLAERGMKVSEKKTKLTAATDGFDFLGWNFLVQKNGKFRCAPSVDNFKSFRKKVKYIVNNSNYGATTKAEKLAPVVRGWRNYHRFCKMDGSRNSLFHIQNRAFRVFNKETKQNRYTSKQLLDKAFPAVPYSENKHINVKGEKSPYDGDLSYWSERNSKLYNNNTSKALKRQSHKCGHCGLKMLNDEKVHLHHVDANHNNWKPNNLLAIHESCHDYIHMSKNES